One genomic region from Cumulibacter soli encodes:
- the aceE gene encoding pyruvate dehydrogenase (acetyl-transferring), homodimeric type yields MTAQIFDADPDETTEWLDSIDAVVENNGTRRARHLLLRVNERARHLGVGLPALRSTDYINTISPAEEPTYPGDEDIEHRFRQYLRWNAAIMVHRAQRPGVGVGGHISTYASSAVLYEVGFNHFFRGPDAPGGGDQIYFQGHGSPGIYARAFLEGRLEESRLDGFRQELTAKPGLPSYPHPRLMPDFWQFPTVSMGLGPLNAVYQARFNRYLHNRGIKDTSDQHVWAFLGDGEMDEPESVSGLALAAREELDNLTFVVNCNLQRLDGPVRGNGKIIQELESLFTGAGWNVIKVVWGRGWDDLLARDTENALLHIMNTTPDGDYQTYKANNGAFVREHFFGRDPRALKMVEHMSDDAIWRLQRGGHDYHKVYAAYARAVAHNGQPTVILAKTIKGWTLGRSFEGRNATHQMKKLSKDDLKVFRDRMNIPIPDDQLDPYLPPYYKPSDDSEEMQYLLQRRRDLGGSLPKRRTQHKALPTPPDKTFEVMARGSGKQPVATTMAFVRLIRDLFKDEGIGHRIVPIIPDEARTFGMDAFFPTQMIYSPHGQHYTSVDSDLILAYKESVKGQLLHEGIDEAGSVASFTAVGSSYDTHDEPMIPIYIFYSMFGFQRTGDGIWAAADQMSRGFMLGATAGRTTLNGEGLQHEDGHSLLLAASNPAVVAYDAAYAFELGHIAKDALKRMYGDGSDGRDQNVIYYLTMYNEPYPQPAEPEDTDVEGILRGIHLYSPGHEDTGRPRVQLLASGVAINAALKAQHILGENFGVDADVWSVTSWNELRRDGLESDRHNLMNPNETPRVPFVTSKLADRQGPVVAVSDYMRAVQDQIRQWVPGRFDSLGTDGFGLSDTRPALRRHFGVDAESIVLRALTSLTEEGQYDRSQLQLVIDTYHVDDPSAVEEDHSGGLT; encoded by the coding sequence ACGCGGCAATAATGGTGCACCGCGCGCAACGCCCCGGCGTCGGCGTCGGCGGACACATCTCGACCTACGCCTCCTCCGCCGTGCTGTATGAAGTCGGGTTCAATCACTTCTTCCGCGGCCCGGACGCGCCTGGCGGCGGCGACCAGATCTACTTCCAGGGGCACGGCTCGCCCGGCATCTACGCGCGCGCCTTCCTCGAGGGACGCCTCGAGGAGTCCCGCCTCGACGGGTTCCGGCAGGAACTCACCGCGAAGCCCGGCCTGCCCTCGTACCCGCACCCGCGGCTGATGCCCGACTTCTGGCAGTTCCCGACCGTCTCGATGGGGCTCGGCCCGCTGAACGCTGTCTACCAGGCCCGATTCAATCGCTATCTGCACAATCGCGGCATCAAAGACACCAGCGACCAGCATGTATGGGCGTTCCTCGGCGACGGCGAGATGGACGAGCCCGAGTCGGTCTCCGGTCTCGCGCTCGCGGCACGCGAAGAACTCGACAACCTCACCTTCGTGGTCAACTGCAACCTGCAGCGCCTGGACGGTCCGGTCCGCGGTAACGGCAAGATCATTCAGGAACTCGAGTCGCTGTTCACCGGCGCCGGGTGGAACGTGATCAAGGTTGTGTGGGGCCGTGGCTGGGACGACCTGCTCGCGCGGGACACCGAGAACGCGCTACTGCACATCATGAACACGACGCCGGACGGCGATTACCAGACCTACAAGGCGAACAACGGCGCGTTCGTTCGCGAGCACTTCTTCGGTCGCGATCCGCGAGCGCTCAAGATGGTCGAGCACATGAGCGACGATGCGATTTGGCGTCTGCAGCGCGGCGGGCACGATTACCACAAGGTGTATGCGGCGTACGCCCGCGCGGTGGCCCACAACGGCCAGCCAACCGTGATCCTGGCAAAGACCATCAAGGGCTGGACGCTCGGTCGCTCATTCGAGGGCCGTAACGCCACCCATCAGATGAAGAAGCTGTCCAAGGACGACTTGAAGGTCTTCCGCGACCGGATGAACATCCCGATTCCGGACGACCAACTCGACCCGTACCTACCGCCGTACTACAAGCCGAGCGATGACTCCGAGGAGATGCAGTACCTGCTGCAGCGCCGCCGCGATCTCGGCGGAAGTCTGCCCAAACGGCGCACTCAGCACAAGGCACTGCCGACTCCCCCGGATAAGACGTTCGAGGTCATGGCACGCGGGTCCGGCAAACAACCGGTAGCGACCACGATGGCATTCGTGCGGCTCATCCGGGACCTGTTTAAAGACGAAGGTATCGGCCACCGTATTGTGCCGATCATCCCCGACGAAGCCCGCACCTTCGGTATGGACGCGTTCTTCCCCACGCAGATGATCTACTCCCCGCACGGGCAGCATTACACGTCCGTCGACAGCGATCTCATCCTCGCTTACAAGGAGTCGGTCAAGGGCCAACTGCTGCACGAAGGTATCGACGAGGCCGGGTCGGTCGCGTCCTTCACCGCGGTCGGCTCGTCGTACGACACGCACGATGAGCCGATGATCCCTATCTATATCTTCTATTCGATGTTCGGGTTCCAACGCACCGGCGACGGTATTTGGGCAGCCGCCGACCAGATGAGCCGCGGGTTCATGTTGGGCGCCACCGCGGGGCGTACGACGCTCAATGGCGAGGGGTTGCAGCACGAGGACGGGCATTCGCTGCTGCTCGCGGCCTCGAACCCCGCGGTCGTGGCGTACGACGCGGCCTACGCGTTCGAACTGGGCCACATCGCCAAGGACGCGCTCAAGCGGATGTACGGCGACGGGTCGGACGGGCGCGACCAGAACGTCATTTACTACCTGACGATGTACAACGAGCCATACCCGCAGCCGGCTGAACCAGAGGACACCGATGTGGAAGGAATTCTGCGCGGTATCCATCTCTATAGCCCCGGCCACGAAGACACCGGGCGCCCTCGGGTGCAACTACTCGCATCCGGCGTCGCGATCAACGCGGCGCTGAAGGCGCAACACATCCTCGGCGAAAACTTCGGTGTCGACGCAGACGTGTGGTCTGTGACGTCCTGGAACGAGCTGCGTCGCGACGGCCTGGAATCCGACCGACACAACCTGATGAATCCCAATGAGACGCCGCGCGTGCCGTTCGTGACCAGCAAACTCGCCGATAGGCAGGGGCCGGTCGTCGCCGTTAGCGACTACATGCGGGCCGTGCAGGACCAGATCAGGCAGTGGGTTCCGGGGCGGTTCGACTCGTTGGGCACCGACGGATTCGGCCTGTCGGACACTCGTCCGGCGCTGCGTCGGCACTTCGGAGTCGACGCGGAGTCGATCGTGTTGCGTGCGCTGACGTCGTTGACTGAGGAGGGTCAGTACGACCGCTCGCAGTTGCAGTTGGTGATCGATACGTACCACGTGGATGACCCCAGCGCGGTTGAGGAGGACCATTCCGGCGGCCTCACCTAA
- a CDS encoding ACP S-malonyltransferase: protein MIAIVAPGQGSQTPGMLAPWLELEYARETVAAMSELSGINLERLGTTADAEEIKDTAVTQPLVVSLALLAYGALAPTSSDLVVAGHSIGEVAAAAMAGVIAPDAAVKLAAVRGRAMADACALEPTSMAAVLGGDEQDVIDTLSGFGLDPANRNGAGQIVAAGPAGAIAKLKENPPAKARVMPLSVAGAFHTRFMQPAQDRVAEQRASLQAADPSVTLLSNADGKPAASGAAFLDSLVTQVTNPVRWDLCMSQMLELGVEAIVELPPAGALSGLARRGMKGVKNVAVKTPDDLDAVRDLLT, encoded by the coding sequence GTGATCGCGATAGTTGCGCCCGGTCAGGGCTCGCAGACCCCCGGAATGCTCGCTCCCTGGCTCGAGTTGGAGTACGCTCGCGAAACTGTCGCGGCAATGTCCGAACTAAGCGGGATCAACCTGGAGCGCCTCGGCACTACCGCGGACGCCGAAGAAATCAAGGACACGGCCGTCACCCAGCCGCTGGTCGTCTCACTGGCCCTGCTGGCGTACGGCGCACTCGCTCCGACCAGCAGTGACCTGGTCGTGGCCGGGCACAGCATCGGTGAGGTCGCAGCGGCGGCTATGGCCGGTGTCATCGCGCCGGATGCTGCAGTCAAACTCGCCGCCGTCCGCGGCCGCGCCATGGCCGACGCATGCGCGCTCGAGCCGACGTCGATGGCCGCTGTACTCGGCGGAGACGAACAAGACGTGATCGACACGCTCAGCGGCTTCGGCCTGGACCCGGCGAACCGCAACGGAGCCGGACAGATCGTCGCGGCCGGTCCGGCCGGTGCGATCGCCAAGCTGAAGGAGAACCCGCCGGCGAAGGCTCGCGTCATGCCGTTGTCGGTCGCCGGCGCCTTCCACACCCGCTTCATGCAGCCCGCGCAGGACCGCGTAGCCGAACAGCGCGCGTCACTGCAAGCCGCTGATCCCAGCGTCACCCTGCTCTCGAACGCCGACGGCAAACCTGCGGCCTCAGGAGCCGCGTTCCTGGACAGCCTGGTCACCCAGGTCACCAATCCGGTTCGCTGGGACCTGTGCATGTCGCAGATGCTGGAGTTGGGTGTCGAAGCCATCGTCGAGTTGCCACCGGCCGGTGCACTCAGTGGTCTGGCCCGCCGCGGCATGAAGGGCGTAAAGAATGTCGCGGTAAAGACTCCCGACGACCTCGACGCCGTACGCGACTTGCTCACCTGA
- a CDS encoding beta-ketoacyl-ACP synthase III produces MSLNIDRRSAAILGFGAYRPSTVVTNDDLAQRVDTDDDWITSRVGIKERRFADESETIVSMAVEASRDALANAGITAEDLDLVILATCTAVSQLPSAAPQVAHILGAKAPGAYDVNAACAGFCYALSQASNAIQVGDATTALVVGVEKLTDWVDPQDRSTCIIFADGAGAAIVGRSETQQIGPAVWGSAGDRPEAIIVRDRDSLMEMDGRAVFRWATTEVRPQIEKICTAAGITMRDIDVFVPHQANLRITTNMLRALDFREDVVVAKDIEYSGNTSAASIPLAIQRLVADGLARSGDKVLTIGFGAGLTYAGQIFVMP; encoded by the coding sequence ATGTCACTGAACATCGACCGCCGCAGCGCCGCGATCCTTGGATTCGGCGCCTACCGGCCGAGCACTGTGGTCACCAACGACGACCTCGCGCAGCGGGTCGACACCGACGACGACTGGATCACGAGCCGAGTCGGAATCAAGGAGCGTCGGTTCGCCGACGAGTCCGAGACCATCGTGTCGATGGCGGTCGAAGCCAGTCGCGACGCGCTCGCCAATGCGGGTATCACCGCCGAGGACCTTGATCTAGTAATCCTGGCGACGTGCACCGCCGTGTCGCAACTACCCTCGGCGGCACCCCAAGTCGCGCACATCCTCGGCGCGAAAGCCCCCGGCGCGTACGACGTGAATGCCGCGTGCGCCGGATTCTGCTACGCGCTTTCGCAGGCCTCTAACGCGATCCAGGTCGGCGATGCGACCACGGCGCTGGTCGTCGGCGTGGAGAAGCTCACCGACTGGGTCGATCCGCAGGACCGTTCGACCTGCATTATCTTCGCCGACGGCGCTGGCGCCGCCATCGTCGGACGCTCGGAGACGCAGCAGATCGGGCCGGCGGTGTGGGGATCGGCCGGCGATCGTCCCGAGGCCATCATCGTGCGCGACCGCGACAGCCTGATGGAGATGGACGGTCGAGCCGTATTCCGGTGGGCGACCACCGAAGTACGCCCGCAAATCGAGAAGATTTGCACCGCCGCTGGTATCACGATGCGCGATATCGACGTCTTCGTCCCCCATCAAGCCAACCTGCGAATCACCACTAACATGCTTCGCGCACTCGACTTCCGCGAGGATGTCGTCGTCGCAAAGGACATCGAGTACTCCGGGAACACGTCGGCTGCGTCAATCCCACTCGCCATACAACGGCTGGTTGCCGACGGTCTGGCCCGCTCCGGAGATAAAGTGCTCACGATCGGTTTCGGCGCGGGGCTCACCTACGCCGGGCAGATCTTCGTGATGCCCTGA
- a CDS encoding acyl carrier protein: protein MVATTQEIQDGLAEILEEVAGVLPEDVAPEKSFTDDLDVDSLSMVEIATAVEDKWGVAIPDEELANIKTVGDAMKYVEDHQ from the coding sequence ATCGTGGCTACCACCCAGGAAATTCAGGACGGTCTCGCCGAGATCCTCGAAGAGGTTGCCGGCGTTCTGCCTGAGGACGTCGCTCCGGAGAAGTCGTTCACCGATGACCTCGACGTCGACTCGCTGTCGATGGTGGAGATCGCCACCGCCGTTGAGGACAAGTGGGGCGTTGCCATCCCCGACGAGGAGCTCGCCAACATCAAGACCGTCGGCGATGCGATGAAGTACGTCGAGGATCACCAGTAG
- a CDS encoding beta-ketoacyl-[acyl-carrier-protein] synthase family protein codes for MTDVVITGLGATTPLGGDVESSWAALLAGRTGIAPITDEQYADVPCRLAAPFADSPTNHIPRPKARRLDVSQHAAIVAAREAWESAGTPDVDPERIAVVVGTGIGGAVTLLAQDDIREQRGAKRVSPHMIPMLMPNGPAAAAGLELGAKGGVHTVVSACASGAEAMQLGRDLIRAGRVDVVVAGGAEACLHPTPYAGFGMARAMSTRNDDPQGAVRPFDTGRDGFVMGEGAALVVLETAEHAAARGARAIALLAGAGTTSDGYDMVAPDPTGGGAARAIKLALRDSGLEPTAVQHVNAHATSTPVGDIAEAAAIRAALGDHPAITATKGATGHMMGASGAVEALFTILSIRDQMVPPILNLHDIDPDENVQALDLVRGDARAMKIDAAVNDSFGFGGHNTALLFTTI; via the coding sequence GTGACCGACGTAGTGATCACCGGACTCGGTGCAACGACGCCCCTAGGCGGTGACGTCGAGAGCTCCTGGGCCGCACTACTGGCCGGTCGCACGGGAATCGCACCCATCACCGATGAGCAGTACGCCGACGTCCCGTGCCGACTCGCGGCTCCGTTCGCTGACTCGCCCACCAATCACATTCCACGTCCGAAGGCTCGCCGCCTCGACGTATCACAGCACGCCGCGATCGTCGCCGCGCGTGAAGCATGGGAGTCCGCCGGCACCCCGGACGTCGACCCCGAGCGCATCGCGGTCGTCGTCGGCACCGGGATCGGCGGCGCAGTCACCCTGCTGGCGCAGGACGACATCCGCGAACAGCGCGGCGCCAAGCGCGTCTCTCCGCACATGATCCCGATGCTGATGCCCAACGGCCCCGCAGCAGCTGCCGGTCTCGAACTCGGCGCGAAGGGCGGCGTCCACACCGTTGTCTCCGCCTGCGCCTCGGGCGCTGAGGCTATGCAACTCGGTCGCGACCTGATCCGGGCCGGGCGCGTGGACGTCGTCGTCGCCGGCGGCGCCGAGGCCTGCCTGCATCCCACGCCGTACGCCGGGTTCGGTATGGCCCGTGCGATGTCCACCCGCAATGACGATCCCCAGGGCGCGGTCCGCCCATTCGACACTGGTCGCGACGGTTTCGTGATGGGCGAGGGTGCGGCCCTGGTCGTACTGGAGACCGCCGAGCACGCTGCGGCCCGCGGGGCGCGCGCGATCGCGCTGCTCGCCGGTGCCGGCACCACCTCGGACGGGTACGACATGGTGGCCCCCGACCCGACCGGCGGTGGCGCAGCCCGGGCCATCAAGCTCGCGCTGCGCGACAGCGGACTGGAGCCCACCGCCGTCCAACACGTGAATGCGCACGCCACCTCGACTCCGGTCGGCGATATCGCCGAGGCGGCCGCGATCCGTGCCGCGCTCGGCGATCACCCCGCCATCACCGCCACCAAGGGGGCGACCGGACACATGATGGGTGCCTCCGGGGCGGTTGAGGCTCTGTTCACGATCCTGTCGATACGTGACCAGATGGTGCCGCCGATCTTGAACCTGCACGACATTGACCCGGACGAGAACGTCCAGGCGCTGGACCTAGTACGCGGCGACGCGCGTGCGATGAAGATTGACGCCGCCGTGAACGACTCGTTCGGATTCGGTGGCCACAACACTGCCCTGCTGTTCACCACGATCTAA
- a CDS encoding acyl-CoA carboxylase subunit beta: MSTTTTEPAVDPRDPVTRLATLFDADTLELANRRDEGTGVVWGRGKIDGSPTVAFCTDATKMGGAMGSAGCANIVDAIDTANRERVACVGIWHSGGARLAEGVEALDAVGQVFAAMVHASGRIPQISVVLGPAAGGAAYGPALTDVVIMSSSGRVFVTGPEVVRSVTGEQVDMEALGGPDTHGKKSGVVHITTDDDESALNTARELATLLSEQGKFDLTQLKEKPALETALPESARRAYDVRPLLRELLDGDLLEIQPKWAPNIVCGLGRMAGRTVGVVANNPIRLGGCLDSHSAEKSSRFVRMCDALGVPLVVVVDVPGYLPGVGQEWDGVVRRGAKLLHAFAECVVPRVTLVTRKVYGGAYIAMNSKSLGATKVFAWPTAEVAVMGAKAAVGILHRKTLAATPIEEREALHDKLAAEHEKIAGDVNRAVELGVVDSVIEPVQTQIELVTALASRPSGRGMHGNIPL, encoded by the coding sequence GTGTCGACGACGACCACCGAGCCAGCTGTTGATCCCCGAGATCCAGTCACCCGGCTGGCCACGCTGTTCGATGCGGACACGCTGGAGTTGGCAAACCGTCGCGACGAAGGCACCGGTGTCGTGTGGGGGCGCGGGAAGATCGACGGTTCGCCGACCGTCGCATTCTGCACGGATGCCACGAAGATGGGCGGCGCGATGGGCTCGGCGGGTTGCGCCAATATCGTCGACGCCATCGACACGGCGAATCGCGAGCGAGTCGCATGCGTCGGTATCTGGCACTCCGGCGGAGCCAGGCTTGCCGAGGGCGTTGAAGCGCTCGACGCTGTGGGGCAGGTATTCGCCGCGATGGTGCATGCCTCGGGCCGGATTCCGCAGATTTCTGTCGTACTCGGCCCGGCTGCGGGCGGTGCGGCGTACGGTCCGGCACTGACCGACGTGGTGATCATGTCGTCGTCCGGTCGGGTATTCGTCACCGGGCCGGAGGTCGTCCGGTCGGTCACCGGTGAACAGGTCGACATGGAGGCTCTCGGCGGCCCCGATACGCACGGCAAGAAGAGCGGCGTCGTCCACATCACGACCGACGACGACGAGTCCGCACTGAACACCGCCCGGGAACTGGCCACGCTGTTGAGCGAACAGGGCAAGTTCGACCTCACCCAACTCAAGGAAAAACCGGCGCTCGAGACGGCACTGCCGGAGTCGGCACGCCGGGCGTACGACGTCCGACCGCTGCTGCGTGAACTACTGGACGGCGACCTGCTGGAGATCCAGCCGAAGTGGGCGCCGAACATCGTCTGCGGCCTCGGCCGAATGGCCGGACGCACGGTCGGCGTTGTCGCGAACAACCCGATCCGGCTCGGTGGTTGCCTGGATTCGCACAGCGCCGAGAAGTCCTCGCGCTTCGTGCGGATGTGCGACGCGCTCGGCGTTCCGCTGGTTGTCGTCGTCGACGTCCCCGGTTACTTGCCGGGCGTCGGTCAGGAGTGGGACGGCGTCGTACGCCGCGGCGCGAAGTTGCTGCACGCGTTCGCTGAGTGCGTGGTGCCGCGAGTCACTCTGGTCACTCGAAAGGTGTACGGCGGGGCCTACATCGCGATGAACTCGAAGTCGCTCGGCGCGACCAAGGTGTTCGCCTGGCCGACCGCAGAGGTCGCCGTTATGGGGGCGAAGGCAGCGGTGGGCATTCTGCACCGCAAGACCCTCGCTGCCACCCCGATCGAGGAGCGCGAGGCGCTGCACGACAAGTTGGCCGCCGAGCACGAGAAGATCGCCGGTGACGTCAACCGTGCCGTCGAATTGGGTGTGGTGGACAGCGTGATTGAGCCCGTACAGACTCAGATCGAACTGGTCACGGCGTTGGCGAGCCGCCCAAGCGGCCGGGGTATGCACGGCAACATCCCCTTGTAG
- a CDS encoding DUF3145 domain-containing protein: MQTRGVVFVHSAPPALTPHAEWAISSTLGLPVRIQWTAQPAAEGELRGEVVFSGPSGSAHRIASALKAWPMLVFEVTEEPTAGTDGERIAHIPGRGIFRAQVGVNGDIVVSENQLRALRDSARTVEEFRHGLDQLTGQSIDDALEIYREGGDGAPVTWLHRAG; encoded by the coding sequence ATGCAGACGCGTGGTGTTGTGTTTGTCCACTCCGCCCCGCCGGCGTTAACGCCGCATGCCGAGTGGGCCATTTCGTCGACCCTTGGACTTCCCGTGCGTATCCAGTGGACCGCACAGCCGGCCGCCGAGGGCGAGTTGCGTGGTGAGGTGGTGTTCTCCGGACCGTCCGGCTCGGCGCACCGAATCGCCTCGGCGCTTAAGGCGTGGCCGATGTTGGTCTTCGAGGTTACCGAAGAGCCGACCGCAGGCACTGACGGTGAACGAATCGCGCACATTCCGGGACGCGGAATCTTCCGTGCTCAGGTCGGCGTGAACGGCGACATCGTCGTCTCCGAGAATCAGCTGCGAGCATTACGCGACTCGGCCCGCACGGTCGAGGAGTTCCGGCATGGACTGGACCAGTTGACCGGCCAAAGTATCGACGATGCGCTCGAAATCTACCGCGAGGGCGGGGACGGCGCTCCCGTGACCTGGCTGCACCGCGCCGGTTAG
- a CDS encoding inositol-3-phosphate synthase, producing MGSIKVAIVGVGNCASSLVQGVHYYRDTPATETVPGLMHVQFGDYHVGDIEFVAAFDVDDLKVGKDLAEAINASQNNTIKICDVPTLGVEVSRGHTFDGLGSYYRDIIDESAAEPVDVVQILKDREVDVLISYLPVGSEEADRFYAQCAIDAKVAFVNALPVFIATDPVWAKKFADAGVPIVGDDIKSQVGATITHRVLTKLFEDRGVKVDRTYQLNFGGNMDFMNMLERKRLESKKISKTQAVTSQIDRELPSRDVHVGPSDHVPWLDDRKFAYVRIEGSGFGDVPTSLEYKLEVWDSPNSAGVIIDALRAAKIAKDRGIGGPILSASSYFMKSPPEQYDDSTARDAVEKFIQGES from the coding sequence ATGGGCTCGATCAAGGTCGCAATCGTCGGCGTAGGAAACTGCGCCTCCTCGCTTGTGCAGGGTGTGCACTATTACCGTGACACCCCTGCTACGGAGACCGTTCCGGGCCTGATGCACGTGCAATTCGGTGACTACCACGTCGGCGACATCGAATTTGTCGCCGCGTTCGACGTCGATGACCTGAAGGTCGGCAAGGATCTCGCCGAGGCGATCAATGCCAGCCAGAACAACACCATCAAGATCTGCGATGTGCCGACCCTCGGCGTCGAGGTCAGCCGCGGCCACACCTTTGACGGACTCGGCTCGTACTACCGCGACATCATCGACGAGTCCGCTGCCGAACCGGTCGACGTCGTACAGATTCTCAAGGATCGCGAGGTCGACGTCCTCATCTCGTACCTTCCGGTGGGCTCCGAAGAAGCCGATCGCTTCTACGCACAGTGCGCCATCGACGCCAAGGTCGCGTTCGTAAACGCGCTGCCGGTGTTCATCGCAACCGACCCCGTGTGGGCGAAGAAGTTCGCCGATGCTGGCGTGCCGATCGTCGGCGACGACATCAAGTCTCAGGTCGGCGCAACCATCACGCACCGCGTGCTGACCAAATTGTTCGAAGACCGTGGCGTCAAGGTTGACCGCACCTACCAGCTGAACTTCGGCGGCAACATGGACTTCATGAACATGCTCGAGCGTAAGCGCCTCGAGTCGAAGAAGATTTCCAAGACCCAGGCCGTCACTTCGCAGATCGACCGCGAGCTGCCCAGCCGCGACGTACACGTCGGCCCCTCCGACCACGTGCCGTGGCTCGATGACCGTAAGTTCGCGTACGTGCGGATCGAAGGCAGTGGCTTCGGCGACGTCCCAACCTCGCTTGAGTACAAGCTTGAGGTGTGGGACTCCCCCAACTCCGCCGGCGTCATCATCGACGCGCTGCGCGCCGCGAAGATCGCGAAGGACCGCGGCATCGGCGGCCCGATCCTTTCGGCGTCCTCCTACTTCATGAAGTCCCCGCCCGAGCAGTACGACGACTCCACCGCCCGCGACGCGGTCGAGAAGTTCATCCAGGGCGAGTCGTAA
- a CDS encoding TetR/AcrR family transcriptional regulator, with the protein MAPDADVATSLRERKKLETRRSIHRAALELAIARGPNRVTIDDIAESVGISPRTFFNYFATKEQAFVGLGPDLAAEVSAALHERPDDESITDSVHAVFAARLAVLAEDVESWRLRMELAGTAPELANAMFGSTARMERAVVAVAVERAGHDGLDVVMPAFQAMGVIRAVLWVHVGAGLTGDLLERLEEAFAKL; encoded by the coding sequence ATGGCGCCTGACGCCGACGTTGCAACGTCGCTGCGTGAGCGAAAGAAGCTGGAGACTCGGCGGAGTATTCATCGGGCCGCTCTGGAGCTGGCGATCGCGCGCGGGCCGAACAGGGTGACGATTGACGACATCGCTGAGTCAGTCGGGATCTCACCGCGGACCTTCTTCAACTACTTCGCTACGAAGGAGCAGGCGTTTGTCGGGCTCGGCCCGGATCTGGCTGCGGAGGTGTCCGCAGCGCTACATGAGCGGCCGGATGATGAAAGCATCACTGACAGTGTGCACGCCGTGTTTGCAGCGCGCCTCGCCGTATTGGCCGAGGACGTCGAGTCGTGGCGACTGCGCATGGAACTGGCAGGCACGGCCCCGGAGTTGGCGAATGCGATGTTCGGTTCGACAGCGCGGATGGAACGTGCGGTTGTCGCGGTGGCCGTTGAGCGGGCCGGACACGATGGGCTTGACGTGGTGATGCCGGCGTTTCAGGCGATGGGCGTCATTCGCGCCGTGCTGTGGGTGCACGTGGGCGCGGGGCTGACGGGTGATCTGCTGGAACGGCTCGAAGAGGCGTTCGCGAAGTTGTAA